In Penicillium oxalicum strain HP7-1 chromosome I, whole genome shotgun sequence, a single window of DNA contains:
- a CDS encoding Dynactin encodes MTSNNALNGAADSRPVFFFDIDNCLYSKACNIHDEMQKLINKFFVTHLDLNTEDAHMLHQKYYKEYGLAIEGLTRHHKIDPLAFNREVDDALPLGDILKPDPKLRKLLESLDTTKVKPWLLTNAYISHGKRVVKLLGVEDLFEGITYCDYGQLPLVCKPNQEMFAKAEQEAGAPSTESCYFVDDSHLNCKHAEARGWTVAHLVEPGTPIPRAPASKYVISSLQELPTHFPEPTPRLIFRAPCGKLLLVIAMVGQDFSPGTVVVLTDGRQATVRFIGLTHFANGEWIGVELTEPTGKNDGEVQGERYFQCEPGFGMFIRPTAIASILQQPSRQSKQTARPGSSANTGRQSQAGNHAGVRNTGIPPQVVAKRQSTTTAGNPPSVTKVSSRPSLRSPTKSPTKQLVSSATSSNRSSIGGAPRTSAVAPNRPRLASTTRSSASSPASQPAAQKASRPSISGSATRPSRSGTSNSSLSKRLSLRQVNQTKAMDVSDAATSGASDGPTDAESLENDEGSPRREEATASPARAAVSSPRPSRPSLSTSRSAGSRPSVPPSGARQVQTASAAARELEELQTRLRVMEKKRSDDREKLKMLEQLQVERDKFESIIQKLQAKYQPQQMEITELRKTLKDTQDRLEQLERMEAEHESLMEMATLDREMAEETAEAYKHECETLRLKLEELQLEVEVLREENEEFGQVTSPEERSSQGWLQMEKTNQRLREALLRLRDMTQQQESDLKAQIKELEEDLEEYAAVKADYEATKEKLLVAETNVQDLKQQLDTALGAEEMIEELADKNLRYQEEINELKAAIEDLEALREISDELETTHIETEKQLQDEIDYRDTVFTEQLRKIAQQDETIEDLEYTLSRFRELVTNLQGDLEDMRTSQQITEAEATDLTHRSRAMMDLNMKLQASVSKAQTKSIDMELGRMDAEEAAQHLAIVRLYLPEYFEEEKNSVLALLRFKRVSFKANMMNNTVRERISEQSSISSHEEMVHAHEVSEQLLWIWTVCDRFIKYINSCSTEEFGKIRVALFEMEPVERTLNFWIDNLKKNEISCKKFSVELHRSIALLSHLSETLIPSTPEMFVEELCMRSSLCQSYFEHMSAVAAWLKSFMHSKLLASASTEEAEGNEEATFALKQLDFFISQSRGYKVAMGKVFRSLDDLRSRSLALSKDADEPFQKMETSTKQLSELTRKICESVIALTSDEGRTEAFSLAEIIEAMSSVTASFSAHEAAPSEPSDPLTLLANKVREMAGALEELDAIAADLSQTTEFERRPFPWVARSEELKSNKTTSPDADEEIRRLKNEVHEISTALGVKDNTLEEQSIKIELLESRMREASKKAAMVKDLEAKIEEVQTMSAEMERTVDSQKKELLSIEAERNDFKARLERMKRMSGTAGVAAANGGLVIDSEASLAAMQENESLRAEVQSLQAAVRFLREENRRSNLMDPYSIKRTTDMHAWLDAPLTRSTPTPEQEKVQRTAFESRDILTHLLRLTRDSRVCDLKSSIATTAENEQPPHRATWRPSKSRLRYQTLQQREQYEHWAEWRNEIVNHEREQDRIAMTKKDRALRENVPRREHKMSVDFPHGMTHGVKGRTWQVLGMQNGHPKVPVASEVGFEGVKIHSSD; translated from the exons ATGACGTCGAACAATGCATTGAACGGAGCGGCTGACTCACGACcggttttcttcttcgacatCGATAATTGT CTTTACTCTAAAG CATGTAATATTCACGACGAGATGCAAAAGTTGATCA ATAAATTCTTCGTGACCCACCTTGATCTCAACACAGAGGATGCGCACATGCTCCACCAGAAGTACTACAAAGAATATGGTCTTGCCATTGAAGGCCTCACCAGACACCACAAGATCGATCCTCTGGCTTTCAACCGTGAAGTCGACGATGCTCTGCCCCTCGGCGACATTCTCAAGCCGGATCCCAAATTGCGAAAGCTCTTGGAGAGCCTGGACACAACCAAGGTGAAGCCTTGGTTACTGACGAACGCCTACATCAGTCATGGAAAACGGGTCGTCAAGCTCTTAGGGGTGGAGGATCTATTTGAAGGAATCACCTACTGTGACTATGGTCAGCTCCCTTTGGTTTGCAAGCCCAATCAGGAGATGTTTGCAAAAGCGGAGCAGGAGGCTGGTGCTCCGAGTACGGAATCATGTTACTTCGTGG ATGATTCGCACCTCAATTGCAAGCATGCCGAAGCGCGAGGCTGGACCGTAGCGCACTTGGTCGAACCTGGAACGCCCATTCCTCGGGCCCCCGCTTCGAAATACGTGATTTCAAGCTTGCAGGAACTTCCGACACATTTCCCTGAA CCTACGCCACGTCTCATATTCCGAGCTCCCTGTGGGAAGCTGCTCCTGGTCATCGCCATGGTTGGCCAAGACTTTTCCCCAGGAACGGTAGTCGTCTTGACCGACGGCCGGCAAGCAACCGTCCGTTTCATAGGTCTCACTCACTTCGCGAATGGGGAGTGGATTGGAGTTGAATTGACTGAGCCAACGGGCAAAAATGATGGCGAGGTGCAAGGAGAGCGCTATTTTCAATGTGAGCCAGGTTTTGGCATGTTCATTCGTCCAACAGCCATAGCTTCCATCCTTCAGCAACCTTCCCGGCAAAGTAAACAAACCGCAAGACCGGGCTCCAGCGCAAATACAGGGAGACAATCCCAAGCAGGAAACCATGCAGGCGTGCGAAACACAGGGATTCCGCCGCAGGTAGTGGCTAAGAGGCAGAGCACAACGACAGCTGGCAATCCGCCATCCGTTACAAAAGTCAGCTCTCGACCATCTTTACGA TCACCGACAAAATCCCCGACGAAACAATTGGTCTCTTCAGCTACGTCTTCCAATCGTTCATCCATTGGGGGCGCTCCACGTACCTCGGCGGTTGCACCGAACCGCCCGCGACTAGCTTCAACGACTAGATCCTCTGCGAGTTCGCCCGCATCTCAGCCTGCCGCACAAAAGGCGTCACGGCCGTCCATATCTGGATCGGCCACAAGGCCATCCAGGTCTGGGACATCAAATTCTAGCCTCTCAAAGCGGCTTTCGTTGCGACAGGTGAACCAGACGAAGGCCATGGATGTTAGCGATGCCGCAACGAGTGGGGCCTCAGACGGACCGACCGATGCAGAGTCGCTCGAGAACGATGAAGGAAGTCCGCGACGTGAAGAAGCCACAGCATCGCCAGCACGGGCGGCAGTATCATCACCCCGGCCATCACGGCCGTCACTGTCAACCTCTCGCTCGGCAGGGTCGCGCCCCAGCGTCCCGCCTTCGGGGGCCCGTCAAGTGCAAACTGCTTCGGCAGCCGCCCGAGAATTGGAGGAATTGCAAACCCGATTGCGAGTGATGGAAAAAAAGCGAAGCGATGACCGCGAGAAGCTCAAAATGCTCGAGCAGCTGCAGGTTGAGCGTGACAAATTCGAATCAATCATCCAGAAGCTCCAAGCAAAGTACCAGCCCCAGCAGATGGAAATAACGGAGCTGCGGAAAACCCTCAAAGACACGCAAGACCGCCTGGAGCAACTGGAGCGAATGGAGGCCGAGCATGAATCTCTTATGGAGATGGCTACTTTGGATCGGGAAATGGCCGAAGAGACCGCCGAAGCCTATAAACATGAGTGTGAGACACTCCGGCTCAAGCTGGAGGAGCTTCAGTTGGAGGTTGAAGTGCTTCGGGAAGAGAATGAGGAGTTCGGACAAGTCACAAGCCCCGAGGAGAGATCCAGTCAAGGCTGGCtgcagatggagaagacgaaCCAACGTCTTCGGGAGGCTCTCCTTCGACTCCGAGACATGACCCAGCAACAAGAATCGGATCTCAAGGCGCAGATCAAGGAACTTGAAGAGGACCTGGAAGAATATGCCGCCGTGAAGGCCGATTACGAAGCTACCAAAGAGAAGCTCCTGGTTGCTGAGACGAACGTTCAGGACCTGAAGCAGCAGCTGGACACCGCTCTTGGAGCCGAAGAAATGATTGAAGAACTCGCCGACAAGAACCTGCGATATCAGGAGGAGATCAATGAGTTGAAAGCAGCCATTGAAGACCTAGAAGCTCTACGAGAGATCAGTGATGAGTTGGAGACCACTCATATTGAAACTGAGAAGCAACTTCAAGACGAGATCGATTATCGTGACACGGTCTTCACCGAGCAACTTCGCAAGATTGCTCAGCAAGATGAGACGATTGAGGACCTCGAGTATACCCTTTCCCGCTTCCGAGAGCTAGTGACCAATCTCCAAGGCGATTTAGAAGATATGCGGACTTCTCAACAGATCACAGAGGCCGAAGCAACTGATCTCACTCATCGGTCACGAGCGATGATGGATCTGAACATGAAGCTCCAAGCCTCGGTGTCCAAGGCGCAAACAAAGTCCATCGACATGGAGTTGGGGCGCATGGATGCTGAGGAAGCTGCGCAACACCTTGCAATCGTGAGGCTCTATCTCCCTGAGTATtttgaggaagagaagaattcggttcttgcccttctccGTTTCAAGCGTGTTAGCTTTAAAGCAAATATGATGAACAACACCGTGCGGGAGCGTATCTCAGAGcaatcatccatctcttcgcACGAAGAGATGGTGCACGCACACGAAGTTTCCGAGCAACTTCTGTGGATATGGACGGTCTGTGACCGATTCATCAAGTATATCAACTCTTGTTCAACGGAGGAATTTGGGAAGATTCGGGTGGCCCTGTTTGAGATGGAGCCGGTCGAGCGGACTTTGAATTTCTGGATCGATAACCTGAAGAAAAACGAAATCAGCTGCAAAAAGTTCTCGGTCGAGCTTCATCGCTCTATTGCACTTCTCTCGCATTTGTCGGAAACCCTCATTCCTTCTACCCCGGAGATGTTTGTTGAGGAATTGTGCATGCGATCGAGCCTATGCCAGTCATACTTTGAACATATGTCCGCAGTTGCTGCTTGGTTGAAATCTTTCATGCATTCGAAGCTTTTGGCTTCCGCTTCGACTGAGGAAGCAGAAGGCAATGAAGAGGCAACATTCGCTCTCAAGCAGCTGGACTTTTTCATATCTCAGTCGCGTGGATACAAAGTGGCCATGGGCAAAGTTTTCCGATCTTTAGATGATTTACGCTCACGCTCTCTTGCACTGTCAAAAGACGCCGACGAGCCATTCCAAAAAATGGAGACATCGACCAAGCAACTTTCTGAACTGACTCGGAAAATTTGCGAGAGCGTTATCGCTCTTACTAGCGATGAGGGTCGAACTGAAGCGTTTAGCCTGGCTGAAATCATTGAAGCCATGTCATCGGTGACTGCATCATTCTCAGCGCACGAGGCAGCACCCTCCGAGCCTTCTGACCCCCTTACTTTACTCGCTAACAAAGTGCGAGAAATGGCTGGCGCTTTGGAGGAGCTTGACGCCATCGCCGCGGATCTTTCCCAAACAACTGAATTTGAAAGAAGGCCGTTCCCATGGGTTGCTCGCTCAGAAGAACTCAAGTCCAACAAGACCACCTCTCCGGATGCGGATGAAGAGATACGCCGGCTCAAGAATGAAGTGCATGAAATTTCCACTGCCCTCGGCGTGAAAGACAATACGCTTGAGGAGCAAAGCATCAAGATTGAACTCCTCGAGTCACGCATGCGCGAGGCGAGCAAAAAAGCGGCAATGGTCAAAGATCTTGAAGCGAAGATCGAAGAAGTCCAAACCATGAGCGCTGAAATGGAGAGAACTGTAGACTCgcagaagaaagagctctTGTCGATTGAGGCCGAGCGGAACGATTTCAAAGCTCGACTTGAAAGAATGAAGCGCATGTCAGGAACTGCGGGCGTCGCAGCAGCCAACGGTGGTCTCGTTATTGACAGCGAAGCTTCGTTGGCCGCAATGCAAGAGAATGAGAGCCTAAGAGCTGAAGTGCAGAGTCTTCAAGCCGCCGTACGCTTTTTGCGTGAGGAAAATCGCCGCTCAAACCTTATGGACCCTTACTCGATCAAACGGACTACCGACATGCATGCCTGGCTGGACGCACCACTGACTCGGTCCACTCCCACACCCGAGCAGGAGAAGGTCCAACGCACTGCGTTCGAAAGCAGGGACATTCTTACACACTTGCTCCGACTCACTAGAGACTCCCGCGTGTGTGATCTGAAATCGAGCATTGCCACCACTGCCGAGAATGAACAGCCTCCCCATCGCGCAACGTGGCGCCCGTCAAAGTCTCGTCTCCGATATCAGACTCTTCAACAGCGTGAACAGTATGAACACTGGGCAGAGTGGCGTAATGAAATCGTCAACCATGAGCGTGAGCAAGATCGGATTGCCATGACTAAGAAAGACCGCGCTTTACGCGAGAACGTCCCCCGACGTGAACACAAGATGTCGGTTGATTTCCCTCACGGTATGACACATGGCGTGAAGGGCCGTACATGGCAAGTTTTAGGAATGCAGAATGGTCATCCCAAGGTTCCGGTCGCCAGTGAAGTTGGGTTCGAAGGAGTGAAAATCCATTCTTCGGATTGA